ATCAATCTTCATCAATCTTCGGGAATCTTCGAGTCAAAATCTTCGGGTCAAATATTGGAAATTTGGAGCGATGAATTATGGAGAAAGAGAATTTCACGCAAAGTGTTCCCTCCTGCGGCCTGGATGAAAAATCGTTCGTGTTTGTCAGCTACGCCCACCAGGACTCCGCGACCGTTTATCCGGTCCTCGCGCGGGTGTTCAGGGCAGGATACCCGATCTGGTATGACAGGGGGATCAACGTCAGCTCAACCTGGACGGACGAAATCGCAGCGGCGATTGCAAAATGTGAAGCACTTCTCCTGTTTGCCTCAAAAAACGCGGCGAAATCCTCTTATGTGCGCTCCGAGGCGGAATACGCCCTCAGGCTGAAGAAAAAGGTCATTCCGATTTATCTCGACGATATGAGCGTCCTTCCGCCCGGCCTCGCGCTGAGCCTGACCCCCACTCAGGGCATTACGCGCGTTGACAGCGTGGAGGGCATCGCGGAACAGATCTGTTCCGCCCTTGTCTTTAACAGGATCAAACCTCTTTCAGCAGAAGACCTTCCCGCGTATTCTTCCACTTCTTTCGAAGGAATGCCCTTCGAGGGAAAAAAGGCAGAAGTCTGGAAAAAGTACGCTCTTTTCGGAGCGGCGGCCCTTCTTCTTTTCACGGCGCTGGCCTTTTTGCTCCGGGGACGTGAAAATCCCGTCAGAGTTTCAGAACCGACCGCGAATGTCACCGCTCATAAAGAAGAGGGAGTCAGGAACGACG
The Synergistaceae bacterium DNA segment above includes these coding regions:
- a CDS encoding toll/interleukin-1 receptor domain-containing protein, with the translated sequence MEKENFTQSVPSCGLDEKSFVFVSYAHQDSATVYPVLARVFRAGYPIWYDRGINVSSTWTDEIAAAIAKCEALLLFASKNAAKSSYVRSEAEYALRLKKKVIPIYLDDMSVLPPGLALSLTPTQGITRVDSVEGIAEQICSALVFNRIKPLSAEDLPAYSSTSFEGMPFEGKKAEVWKKYALFGAAALLLFTALAFLLRGRENPVRVSEPTANVTAHKEEGVRNDEAQTQLPDEGKNAIVNKTDVTPASAKTTRTSSQFQSQSQSQRSGKSSSTVTITTSGGNVSVSTNGASVSVSASGASASGGRGGSGGSAGGGRGGSGGNGGSGGSAGVSVKKSASSGASNK